CGTTAATGGGCTAGCCAACTTACCGAGTTCGTGATCAGGCGTCAAATAATGTTCTTTCTAATTATCAAGATTATTTTTCAGTCCATGTAATCATTAAATAAGTATTTACTAAACAATCATACAACTAAGTATGTGACTGTCACAACTAAACCAACTTCTGCAGCACTTTATGTTACAGCTGAAATtcttattttgaaaaatatgtATCTTATTAACAATTGCAATACTAAACACCCCCACAAAAACTGTGTAATTGTGGTtgatataaataagtatatatttaatatttattcctattgttattattatcgtaGCTATATATCTAAAATATGGTGATACAGGCCCGTATCATGGAGGTGTTTGGAGAATAAGGGTGGAGCTGCCCGATGCTTATCCATATAAATCTCCTTCAATTGGATTTATCAACAAAATTTACCATCCAAATGTTGATGAAATGTGAGTTTTAATTTTGCATACAATAGATCGATGTCTGTTTTTTGAACATTCGTTCTCAACTTCTCATCACAAACAAATATGAGTTATTTTCCAGGTCAGGATCAGTTTGTTTGGATGTTATTAATCAGACATGGAGTCCAATGTTTGGTAATCATCATCTTATTATTTATACTCATATTTATCAGTTAATATAATACAGTGTAATGATTTTGAATTATGAGTTATGTATTTGCAGATTTGGTGAATGTGTTTGAAGTTTTTCTACCGCAGCTTCTTTTGTATCCAAACCCATCTGATCCTTTGAATGGAGATGCTGCAGCACTAATGATGCGGGACCGAACTGCGTATGAACAAAAAGTTAAAGGTacattttttatttaatatttatttgagaggtattattatattattatagatataattTTGGGCAAGTTATGTAGGTGTTTTTAGGGGTAATTTACTGTCCTTTATGTAGACAATTCAACAATgcagttgctgttgttattattatcTTGTATAGAGTATCAAGTATTAATGAGATAATAACAATAAGTCAATAACCAAGTGTAAAGTATTAATGCTACTGTTCTCTCTAATAGACCAACATTGTATAATGTACAAGTCTTCAATATACCTAATTCTGTTAGAGTCCCATTTGGCTTTATCATGTGCTCATACATATTGGTTTTATACCTAAGAATGATCAAGCTACGCAATTGCATCTTATTCATCGTTGTAAAAGTGGGATCAATCCCATTCTATAGTTCCTTCCCCTGTCAATTGCCAACCTCTAAAGTCCGGTCGAGTTACCTTTGTTAGATTAATAGGTTTCACAAGCAGGCTGCCCCAGCTTTGCCAAAATCGGCCAACGGGTCAAAATCGGCCAAAAGTCGGACTGTTGGTCGAAGTTGGACTTATTTGACCAAAGTCGGTCAACTTTGGTCAATATGAAATAAGGGGCTTTGGAGTATTTGAactattaaatgaatgtatgtatgtatgtttattGGTTCCCTTCTATAGTTACACTtactttttaaatttattttttatatgtaaaaatatattaatCCGATGTATCCCAACCCGGATGATTTGTCCTACAAGGTCTCGATCGACTAACGGCTTTTACCACTTTGATCTTATTGGGAGATGACGCTTATATTGATTGTATACGCTTGTAGCGTTATTTATAAGTACCACTGAGTTGTGCGGAAGTGGTGTTCAAACAAATCTATGCAGATGATCTTCAGTGGCTAATCTTTGATGAAAAT
This window of the Rutidosis leptorrhynchoides isolate AG116_Rl617_1_P2 chromosome 7, CSIRO_AGI_Rlap_v1, whole genome shotgun sequence genome carries:
- the LOC139857001 gene encoding ubiquitin-conjugating enzyme E2-23 kDa-like, which codes for MSSPTKRREMDLMKLMMGDYKVEMINDGMQEFYVQFHGPKDSPYHGGVWRIRVELPDAYPYKSPSIGFINKIYHPNVDEMSGSVCLDVINQTWSPMFDLVNVFEVFLPQLLLYPNPSDPLNGDAAALMMRDRTAYEQKVKEYCERYAKPEDAGAVPEEEKSSDEEELSEAEYASSDEEVAGKADP